The window AGCTGGTGTGCCTGCATACATCATGCTACTGCagcataatatatatatatatatatatatatatatatatatatatatattctgaaTAGTCTACCAGTAGCGCCCCATCCTCCAGCAACCAGATTTCTTTAAATGCATCATACTAATCAGGTCTCTGATCaactttttttaattctaaCCTGTTGACTTCACTAATCATTTCTCCCCTCTGCCAatgctgcaaaaagaaaattagtgagcttaaaaaacaccaaaaaaacccaaacaaaaccaaccaaccaagacaaagaaaaatcccaccataAACACACTGAGGAGAGGAGAACATCCAGAACAGAATCAATGcactctcagagaaatcacaaGTTTATTTCCATCCAAAGGACCCTAGATCAAATTCACTGGTAAAGCATAAACTCCAGTGGAAACTCCACATCCAAAGTTACAATTTTTAGtcttgtgagaaaaaaaaattctatataAAATCACTGTGAAACACACTGGGACATATAATTGTTCTGAGGCTTTCTAAAAAGGACAGGCTTATTCTTGTGTAACCTTGAAGGGAGATATGCCCCTTCTACTCCCAGTCACAGAGATGACTGTGACTTCCTTCTATAATTTTCACATTCTGAGGACTTTTGTTACATTTACTTCAATTACAATTTCAAAATTTTGTTACATTTACAAATCATGTCCAAGGAAGAAttggacatggcactcagtgctctggtctagttgacaaggtggtgatcagtcaaaggttggactcaacgatcttaaaagtcttttccaacctaaatgattctgtgattcaatttCTTGCAACTCAGCTATCCTTTTCCAGATACTGGGACCATATTGTGGAAATATGAAACAAGTACATTCTGAAGTCTAGTTCTGTTGGCATACCTATTTCTTGGTTTGCTCTTTCCAAAGTAGAAACAGTTTCAAATGAAGATCTTTATTACTTCTCCTAATACTAAGactattttttgtttgtttatcagTTTGTATCTTTCCTTACAGCATTCTTGAGAATATACCTTCCCTCTTAGTCTTTAATAAGTTTTAATCCAGCATAGCAATTTGGATAGTTGAGTGAAAATGTGGTCATCTAGTTGTAAGTGATCTTTCATGTTAATCCCTAGAGATGTGTCATACTTCAGGTTTTCACCTCTGAGCTACATATGATGATAGTCACCTCTCAAACCTGTGATCTGTAACAGTGAGCAGTTGCTcagcatgctgctgcttctgccaaAGTTTACTGTATTAAATTTGTTCTAGCGATCAATAAACAGCTGTTTTCCTGTGCTGACAAATACACTAGTTGTCAGAATACTGCAATTCGCAATTAATGCATTAATGCATTTACTTAAGTCTGAAAAGAGATGAGAGAACAGGAGATCAGCAATGTCGCTTCAGAGCACATGGTGTCGCAAAACCCTGTAGTATGTCAGTAAGGCCACAGAACCACTGAAGCATCCTTTATATTGGACAGAAGCAGCCAGATTATTTTAGAACCAGCTAGAGAATTTGACAATACAGCTTTCCCTAGGCTTCATGAGTACTAGTGTCCAGATCATAGGttctttgggggaaaaaaataacaggtTTACtgatgtgctggttttggctggggtagtTAGCTTTCTTCACAGTACCTAGTATGAAGTTGTGTGCTGGAAAGACTGTTGATAACATAGAgaggttttttattattattgtggAGCAGGGTTTGCAGTGTCAagaccttttctgcttcttgtacTGCCCTGCTAGTGAGGAGGATGGGAATGCACAAGTTGTGAGGAGACACAGCTAGGACATCTGACCCCAACTGACAAAAAGGGTATTCCATACCCTAtaacatcatgctcagtatataaagacaggggaagaaggagaaaaggaggagacatttggagtgatggcatttATATTCCCCAAGTAATTATGTGTCATTTCACAGCTGTAAAATAGCTGAACACCTGACTGCCCATGGGAAGTAGTGAACTAATTCCTTGTGTTGCTTGGCTTTTgcacacagcttttgctttccctagtAAACTGTCTTTATCACAGCCCACAAATTTTCTAGCTTTTACCCTTCCTTTTCTCCACATCCTGCTGGCAAGGGAATGAGCAAatggctgtgtggggcttggtTGTTGgttggggttaaaccacaacagtccTTTTTGGCACTCAACATGGGGATCAAAGGGTTCAAAATAACAGATTTGATTGGAATGTGCTAGGACAAATTTACAGCTGTTAGTGCTGTTTATCATTTGGCAGGCTCCTGCGATTGCCATGGGCTCGCTTGCCTGACTATATTAGAGTCTAGTGCTCACTAGTGGCTGGTTTTTGCTTATGCTGCTTGCTGTAGTGCTGTGCTGCTCATCACCTCACTGTATTGTGCCTGGGAATGTTTATATAACAGCAATGGTGATGTGCCTGGGCTGGCAGATGGCCAGGGCATTGCTGCTGTAATGGACAGGCTGGAAGTCCAGTGTGAACTCGAGTTGAAGGGACTGCGACCTATGGATGAGTCTACAcaggagcagagatccacctgcagcctgtagAGGAGCCTCACACAGGAGCATGTGGATACCCAAAGGAGACTGATCCCATGAGAAgccagcactggagcaggctcctggaagaacctgtggagagaagagccCATACTGGAGCAGGATTTGTGAGCCCATgagggacccacactggagcagtttgtgaagtgcagcccatgggaaggaCCCACATTGGAGAAGTTCGTGGAGGACTGTCTCCCATGAGAgggaccccatgctggagcaggggaaacAAGGCTTCCTTGCAGTCTGTGatgcagaccatggtgaggaAGCTGTCTCCCTGCAGCCATGGAGGTCTATGATGGGGACTCTACTAATGGTGGACTCTAGCAGGAAACCCCTTgttgcagccaggctgggaacaaGGGGAGTTCATTGCAATGTTAAACGCTATAACCTGGCTCAAAAGGACCAGGGGTGGAGATTGTAATGGATATACCTTTAAATTGTTGCCAGACATTATTTGAGTTGTATGTTACAGGAATTACTATAACAGTATCATGGTTTAAGCCCAGCTGGAAATTAAACACCATGCAGCCACTCGCTCAGTGGAATGGGGAGAAGAATCAAAGTAAAACTTGTAAGTTGAGAAAAGAACAGTTTAATtattgaaaataaagtaaaatacagcAATAATGGCaaatgatgataatgataataaaaagggaaaaaacaagtgATGAAAAATGCAATTACTCACTACCTGCTGACTGATGCCAGAACCTACCCCCCCTTCCTGAACCCAGATTGGCCCCCCCTTCTAGGGAACTCCCCACAGCTTATATACTGAGTATAACCGTTCTGtttggaatatccctttggtccTTTGGTCAGTTTGAGTCACCTGTACCAGCTATGCTCCCTCCCAGTTTCTTTTGTGAACGTCCTTactggcagagcatgagacaaggaaaaaagaagtccTTGACTAAGGATAAATACGACTTAGCAAAAAACTAAAACATTGATGTGTTAACACCATTCTCATTCTGATTCCAAAATACAGCACTGTAAcagctactgagaagaaattaactctAGTCCAGCTGAAACCAAGATAAACAGGAACCACATGAACCAATGGAGGAGAGAAGCCTTAAAAACAGCAGTGTCCTGACCTGCAGACTAAGGGAATGATATCTGTGTATTATATCAAAGAATGGGAAGGAGTGGGGTGGTTAATGAGGTTGTATTGGATAGTGTAGGGCCTGCACATGACGTAAATACTGTAgaataaggggtggaatgtgctggttttgactagggtaattttcttcacaggagCTAGTATGGACTagtatgttttggatttgtgcagAAAACCATGTTGATAACATAGAAaagtttttgttattgctgagtaGCATTTGCACAGCATCAAGGCATTTTTTGCTTGTCTGCTTCTGATTGTCTGTCCAATCCTGCTGGCAGGGGAGTGATCAAGTGGCTGCCTGGAGCttggttgctggctggggtCTAACCTCAACATTTACTCAAATTTCTGCTCTTATTCACAAAGACAATAACTGGTGTGAAGTTAAGTGTccccaaaataattttggaactTGCTACAAGTTTGAAGAAACGAAACATCAAATTCCTGTCTCAGAGCTGTACAGCAACTAACTGTAACATTAGTGATCCAAGATGATCCTCAGGACTGCTTTTAGTATCCAGAAAGCaatccttccctcctcctttaCAAGGAAGAGGATAAATACCAGGTTTCAGACCACCATAATTTTCATCCTTTTAAAAGGttagattttaaaaagtatctcacaaggaaaataaataaattaaacattaaaaaccaaagaaaattcTCACTCCAGGTTAACTGCAAGCACTTTTTCTCCCGAGTGACAAAGCACAAGTGTTTTTTAGTCTGTGATTGCTTCTATTCCTTGAAAAGCTGGCATTTCCATTATTTCCAGGAAATATATAAACAAATCGAGAAACAAATCTAAAAGATATTTAATTCAAAACCTAAGTTCAGAATCTTATATATCTCAGCTAGATAAGACAAAACACAGGACTGTACAAAGATCTCATATGCTTAGCTCAATGGTGTGCAACTATGAACAAGTACCAAAAAGCTGAAAGAGAAGTCACCagaaatggtttaaaaatatcAGATTTAGGGGAATGTGTGAAGTAATAATCTGAGGTTCAGAACTGCCAACATGAAGACCTGTTTAATTGATCAATTTGCAACATAAATGAAGAGGAACTACCAAACATGATCTACACATTTCTCCCATTAAATGAACCTAAAACCACAGGACATTTTAGAACCAACATCTGTCTGCACCTCCACAACTCCACATCTCCCCAGCAACCCCAACTCTAATCCACTGCGTGTTTACCATAATCGCTGTGCTTTGAGATGATTCTTCTTCTGTACAAATTGTTGATGCAGCCAGGGAAGGCAGTCTGGATGAAGAGGATAATGTTGATGCCTCCATGCCACTTAGAGAAGAAAGATCCACCATATGGTGTCCATTCAGTTCACTGGTTTTACTCTGAGCACAGGTCTGCAAAGAGCTAAGCAAAGTGCCATTGCGGAGACAGGTAGTGCTGTGGAAAGTGCTCATAAGCTTTGATGATTTTTGATCACTCTCATCGGAGTCAAATTTAGGAAAGGACAGGGATTTGATGTTGCTCACTGAAGTGAtaggggacagggacaccttggAAGACAAGGACATCTTTTCACAATTTCCCAACTGTGGTAAAGTGATAAAGCCATTTGGTTTGTGAACAGGTTTGAAGTCCAACGTAGCCCTTTCTATGGATGTCAGAACTTTCTCATCTTGCAACACACACTCAGACTCTACTTTGGGCAAAGTATTATCTAATAGTTGGGCAACAATTGGCCCAGTAGAACCAACATGAatttcaagaatattttttaattcttccttatCATTAATAGTTTTTAATTCTAGTTTGTCAAAAGGGTCTTCTTCACATTCAAAATCAGCTGGGTTGAAGTCTACTTTTGGATGAGGTGGACTGAGAACCTTTTGCTTCACAGCACTGCTGTTGGCCGGTGTGGGAGTAAGAATATTATTGTGCTGCAGGCTAGCGAGGATGGGGTTAATAGGAGGAGGCATGATTTCAGGGCAAGGTCC is drawn from Poecile atricapillus isolate bPoeAtr1 chromosome W, bPoeAtr1.hap1, whole genome shotgun sequence and contains these coding sequences:
- the LOC131591498 gene encoding ubiquitin-associated protein 1-like isoform X3 — protein: MYDFSLEKKTIEWAEDIKKFEAAQREAEHRAEEALANSKAASEDITKMGFSEGPCPEIMPPPINPILASLQHNNILTPTPANSSAVKQKVLSPPHPKVDFNPADFECEEDPFDKLELKTINDKEELKNILEIHVGSTGPIVAQLLDNTLPKVESECVLQDEKVLTSIERATLDFKPVHKPNGFITLPQLGNCEKMSLSSKVSLSPITSVSNIKSLSFPKFDSDESDQKSSKLMSTFHSTTCLRNGTLLSSLQTCAQSKTSELNGHHMVDLSSLSGMEASTLSSSSRLPSLAASTICTEEESSQSTAIMVHPDYKETKILMVTHQNFPVSKVPNNTSCRKQSGDAAPELQQDLSASERQCIETVINMGYAPEDVLKAMKKGQNIDQVLDYLFLHGQLCEKGFDPLLVEAALEMHQCSEEKMTELLQLMSQFKEMGFELKDIKEVLLLHNNDQQKALEDLMARAGAS
- the LOC131591498 gene encoding ubiquitin-associated protein 1-like isoform X2, translated to MRSGQGPFSYLDDVPFKIGEKFKIPAKVGLPIGFSQPDSSQLVREAQYDFSLEKKTIEWAEDIKKFEAAQREAEHRAEEALANSKAASEDITKMGFSEGPCPEIMPPPINPILASLQHNNILTPTPANSSAVKQKVLSPPHPKVDFNPADFECEEDPFDKLELKTINDKEELKNILEIHVGSTGPIVAQLLDNTLPKVESECVLQDEKVLTSIERATLDFKPVHKPNGFITLPQLGNCEKMSLSSKVSLSPITSVSNIKSLSFPKFDSDESDQKSSKLMSTFHSTTCLRNGTLLSSLQTCAQSKTSELNGHHMVDLSSLSGMEASTLSSSSRLPSLAASTICTEEESSQSTAIMVHPDYKETKILMVTHQNFPVSKVPNNTSCRKQSGDAAPELQQDLSASERQCIETVINMGYAPEDVLKAMKKGQNIDQVLDYLFLHGQLCEKGFDPLLVEAALEMHQCSEEKMTELLQLMSQFKEMGFELKDIKEVLLLHNNDQQKALEDLMARAGAS